Proteins encoded by one window of Anderseniella sp. Alg231-50:
- a CDS encoding MOSC domain-containing protein, with translation MSGVSEPRGKILALFTGKIESRWPGKAPSAINKQLAEAALRLEENGFVDDRQADLKVHGGPEKAVHHYASEHMEFWRGMFPEQGDQFVPGCFGENISTTGLHEDNLCLGDILSLGTARVQVCQGRQPCWKLNEHTGIRAMAAQFQKTACTGWYYRVLKNGVVAAGDDMKLLDRSNPEWMLKRLITARFDPNLAVADALELSRLPALSANWRQAFEKKSQSGFTENTDSRLLGT, from the coding sequence ATGTCCGGTGTTTCTGAACCGCGCGGAAAGATCCTGGCTCTGTTCACCGGAAAGATTGAAAGCCGCTGGCCGGGAAAAGCGCCGTCGGCCATCAACAAGCAATTGGCTGAAGCGGCATTGCGCCTGGAAGAAAATGGTTTTGTGGATGACCGGCAGGCAGATCTGAAGGTTCATGGCGGACCTGAGAAAGCCGTTCATCACTATGCATCCGAGCACATGGAATTCTGGCGCGGGATGTTTCCGGAACAGGGAGACCAGTTCGTGCCAGGTTGTTTCGGCGAGAACATTTCCACAACCGGCCTGCATGAAGACAATCTTTGCCTGGGTGACATTTTAAGCCTGGGAACGGCGCGGGTGCAGGTCTGCCAGGGACGCCAGCCGTGCTGGAAGCTGAATGAGCATACCGGCATTAGGGCAATGGCGGCGCAGTTTCAGAAAACCGCCTGTACCGGGTGGTATTACCGCGTTCTGAAAAATGGCGTCGTTGCTGCGGGTGACGACATGAAACTCCTCGACCGCAGCAATCCGGAGTGGATGCTGAAACGGCTCATCACAGCCAGGTTTGATCCGAATCTCGCCGTTGCTGACGCGCTGGAATTGTCACGGTTACCGGCTCTTTCAGCCAACTGGAGACAGGCTTTTGAGAAAAAGAGCCAGTCCGGATTTACGGAGAATACGGATTCCAGATTGCTGGGAACATGA
- a CDS encoding molybdopterin cofactor-binding domain-containing protein gives MLNKIISDLNPAKIETSRRSFLLGASAVAGGLMVGLRAAPASATSDTAAAAANPLAGYIHIAPDNSVTILSSQFDMGQGPYHGLATLVVEELGADWSQVDVKGAAGNTKLYGNIMWGGAVQGTGGSTSIATSFDRYRQAGAAAREMLVAAAAETWGVDASQVSVSGGRLTDASGNTATFGDMAEKAAAMPVPEKAKLKDAAEWTQIGNEKLRRFDSAAKANGTHDFTIDVKLDGMLTAVVAHPPKFGAKVKSFDAAEALKVRGVTDVVEIPRGVAVVAEHMWAAIKGREALTVEWDETQAETRGSAEIISEYKAKAGEAQQATARTEGDAAAALASAHKVIEATYEFPYLAHAAMEPLNAVARKNSDGTLEVWGGHQIPDVYQGISAKIAGVKPEQVTMHVMKTGGGFGRRAVADGDVVAEAVSVAGAISFRAPVKVQWTREDDMRGGRYRPAYVHSFKAGLDKDNKLIAWHNHIVGQSIVSGTPFEGLIKDGVDGTSVEGASNIPYGIENINVGLTTTDVKVPVLWWRAVGSTHTAYAVESFLDEVIAEVGADPYTYRMELLKDHPRHAAVLKLAADKANWSTPAPEGRFRGLAVHESFSSVVAHIAEISMDNGTPRVHKVTVAVDCGIAVNPDTIKAQMEGGTGFGLGSILAEELTLVNGEVEQGNYDTYTPLRISEMPEVDVHIVPSANKPTGVGEPGVPSIGPAVANAIAAAGGRRIRVLPMSKSMGT, from the coding sequence ATGTTGAACAAAATCATTTCAGATCTGAACCCTGCAAAAATCGAAACCAGCCGCCGCAGTTTTCTGCTTGGCGCATCTGCCGTCGCCGGCGGCCTGATGGTCGGACTGCGGGCCGCACCTGCAAGTGCAACATCCGACACGGCTGCTGCCGCTGCAAACCCGCTGGCCGGTTACATCCACATCGCGCCGGACAATTCGGTGACCATCCTGTCATCGCAGTTCGACATGGGCCAGGGCCCCTATCACGGTCTGGCCACGCTGGTGGTTGAAGAACTTGGCGCCGACTGGTCACAGGTCGACGTGAAAGGTGCAGCCGGCAACACCAAGCTTTACGGCAACATCATGTGGGGCGGCGCGGTACAGGGCACAGGCGGTTCCACGTCCATTGCAACATCGTTCGACCGTTATCGCCAGGCCGGCGCTGCAGCGCGTGAAATGCTGGTTGCCGCCGCTGCTGAAACCTGGGGTGTCGACGCTTCGCAGGTCAGCGTTTCCGGTGGCAGACTGACCGACGCGTCCGGAAACACAGCCACCTTCGGCGACATGGCGGAGAAAGCCGCCGCCATGCCAGTGCCCGAGAAGGCAAAACTCAAGGACGCTGCTGAATGGACCCAGATCGGCAACGAAAAACTGCGCCGGTTCGACAGTGCGGCCAAGGCCAACGGCACGCATGACTTCACCATCGATGTCAAACTCGACGGTATGCTTACCGCCGTTGTGGCCCATCCGCCAAAATTCGGCGCGAAGGTGAAATCGTTCGACGCCGCCGAAGCCCTGAAGGTGCGCGGGGTCACTGACGTGGTGGAAATTCCGCGCGGTGTCGCCGTTGTCGCGGAGCACATGTGGGCAGCCATCAAGGGACGCGAGGCGCTTACGGTCGAATGGGATGAGACCCAGGCTGAAACCCGCGGCAGTGCCGAGATCATCAGCGAATACAAGGCCAAGGCCGGGGAAGCGCAGCAGGCCACCGCACGCACGGAAGGCGATGCGGCGGCGGCCCTGGCATCAGCGCACAAAGTCATCGAGGCGACCTATGAGTTTCCATATCTCGCCCATGCCGCAATGGAGCCTCTCAACGCCGTGGCCCGCAAGAATTCAGACGGCACACTGGAAGTCTGGGGCGGGCACCAGATCCCGGACGTCTATCAGGGCATTTCCGCCAAGATTGCCGGGGTGAAGCCGGAGCAGGTAACCATGCACGTCATGAAAACCGGCGGCGGCTTCGGGCGGCGCGCGGTGGCCGACGGTGATGTGGTTGCAGAAGCCGTCTCGGTTGCCGGCGCCATCAGCTTCAGGGCACCGGTCAAGGTCCAGTGGACCCGCGAGGACGACATGCGCGGCGGGCGTTACCGTCCGGCCTATGTGCATTCGTTCAAGGCCGGTCTCGACAAGGACAACAAGCTGATTGCGTGGCACAACCACATTGTCGGCCAGTCCATTGTCTCCGGCACGCCGTTTGAAGGCCTGATCAAGGATGGCGTGGACGGCACCTCGGTTGAAGGCGCGTCCAACATTCCCTACGGCATTGAAAACATCAATGTCGGCCTGACGACGACCGATGTGAAAGTGCCAGTGTTGTGGTGGCGTGCCGTTGGCTCGACCCATACCGCCTATGCGGTGGAAAGCTTCCTGGACGAGGTGATCGCCGAGGTAGGCGCCGATCCATACACCTACCGGATGGAACTGCTGAAAGATCATCCGCGCCATGCTGCGGTGCTGAAACTGGCTGCCGACAAGGCGAACTGGTCCACGCCGGCGCCTGAAGGCCGCTTCCGCGGGCTGGCGGTTCATGAGAGCTTCAGTTCGGTGGTGGCGCACATCGCCGAGATCTCGATGGACAACGGCACACCGAGGGTACACAAGGTCACGGTCGCCGTTGACTGCGGCATCGCGGTGAACCCGGATACCATCAAGGCGCAGATGGAAGGTGGCACCGGCTTCGGCCTCGGCTCGATTCTGGCCGAGGAACTGACACTGGTGAATGGTGAAGTGGAACAGGGCAATTACGACACCTACACGCCGTTGCGGATCAGCGAGATGCCGGAAGTCGATGTGCATATTGTCCCGTCCGCCAACAAGCCGACCGGTGTCGGTGAGCCCGGCGTGCCGTCGATCGGCCCGGCGGTGGCCAACGCCATTGCCGCAGCAGGCGGGCGCCGGATTCGCGTTCTGCCCATGTCGAAATCGATGGGCACCTGA
- a CDS encoding 2Fe-2S iron-sulfur cluster-binding protein produces the protein MAFNLNINGEQKSYDVDDDTPLLWVIRDVAGLTGTKFGCGLAQCGACTVHVDGVPTRSCQLQVSDAEGSAITTIEGVTGKVAETVQKVWADLDVPQCGYCQSGQVMAAVALLSETPKPTDEDINDALSGNLCRCATYQRIRAGIHEAAKRLEA, from the coding sequence ATGGCTTTCAATCTCAATATAAACGGTGAGCAGAAGTCTTATGACGTCGACGATGACACGCCGCTGCTCTGGGTCATACGCGACGTGGCAGGCCTTACCGGCACCAAGTTCGGCTGCGGCCTTGCCCAGTGTGGTGCGTGCACCGTGCATGTGGACGGCGTGCCGACCCGCTCCTGCCAGTTGCAGGTGTCGGACGCCGAAGGCTCAGCCATCACCACCATTGAAGGTGTCACCGGCAAGGTTGCCGAAACCGTCCAGAAAGTCTGGGCCGACCTTGATGTTCCACAGTGCGGGTACTGCCAGTCCGGCCAGGTGATGGCCGCTGTCGCCCTGCTCAGCGAAACGCCAAAGCCCACAGACGAAGACATCAATGACGCGCTGTCCGGCAATTTGTGCCGCTGCGCCACCTATCAACGCATTCGCGCCGGCATTCACGAAGCCGCCAAGCGCCTGGAGGCCTGA
- a CDS encoding peroxiredoxin family protein, translating to MRSDQNFQPAPQLNVSQWFNCKQSITLESLRGRVVVIEAFQMLCPGCVSHGLPQAKQVHALFPEDKVAVLGLHTVFEHHAAMTPVSLEAFIHEYQLRFPVGVDEAGTRDVPKTMSAYQLRGTPSLIVIDQSGNLRACHFGHTTDMQIGAEIATLLY from the coding sequence ATGAGGAGTGACCAAAATTTTCAACCCGCACCGCAACTCAACGTGTCGCAATGGTTCAATTGCAAGCAGTCAATAACACTGGAAAGCCTGCGCGGGCGGGTGGTGGTCATCGAAGCTTTTCAGATGCTGTGCCCCGGTTGTGTGTCCCACGGGTTGCCACAGGCAAAGCAGGTTCATGCACTGTTTCCTGAAGACAAGGTGGCCGTGCTGGGACTTCACACTGTGTTTGAACATCACGCGGCGATGACGCCTGTTTCACTTGAAGCGTTCATTCACGAATACCAGCTGCGATTTCCAGTTGGCGTTGATGAAGCAGGAACCAGGGACGTCCCCAAAACCATGTCAGCCTACCAGCTGCGGGGAACTCCCTCTCTAATTGTCATCGACCAGTCCGGCAATCTGAGGGCCTGTCATTTTGGCCACACAACCGACATGCAGATAGGCGCCGAGATCGCCACTTTGCTGTACTGA
- a CDS encoding NAD-dependent epimerase/dehydratase family protein, with translation MMRENQRVLVLGGTGSIGGPVADVLRRRGHQVTCLARSESSQQALRAAGFNTIRGDIRSPDDWTGRAGEFDAVINAASTWSDDEAQVERRLVAKLLQAFSTPDAGRTVIYTDGCWSYGATGDTIATEDTPFDPLPEFASSIETARQVRDSRQVRGMIIYPAMVYERDGGVLEQMADDARHRDRVRIVGSADVRWPLVHRMDLAVLYALMLERGEAGAGFNGAGIVSMQVGRIARTLATRFGKPDDLEVLTVDEAVRDIGSWAVGYALDQQMSSAKAVRELGWVPEHTDILAELS, from the coding sequence ATGATGCGGGAAAACCAACGTGTTCTTGTGCTCGGCGGTACGGGCTCAATCGGGGGACCGGTGGCCGACGTATTGCGCCGGCGCGGACATCAGGTCACCTGCCTGGCCCGGTCCGAGAGTTCACAGCAGGCCTTGCGCGCCGCCGGGTTCAACACGATACGCGGGGACATCCGCTCACCCGACGACTGGACCGGACGTGCCGGTGAATTCGATGCCGTGATTAATGCCGCATCCACCTGGTCCGACGACGAGGCACAGGTTGAGCGGCGACTGGTTGCAAAACTGCTGCAGGCGTTCTCCACACCGGATGCAGGCAGGACCGTGATCTACACTGACGGGTGCTGGAGTTACGGCGCCACCGGCGACACCATCGCCACGGAAGACACCCCTTTCGATCCCCTGCCCGAATTCGCTTCCAGTATCGAAACCGCCCGCCAGGTTCGCGACAGCAGGCAGGTTCGCGGCATGATCATCTACCCTGCCATGGTCTACGAGCGCGACGGCGGCGTGCTTGAGCAGATGGCAGACGATGCACGGCACAGGGACAGGGTGCGGATAGTCGGCAGCGCAGACGTCAGATGGCCGCTGGTTCACCGGATGGACCTGGCCGTGCTGTATGCGTTGATGCTGGAGCGCGGCGAAGCCGGTGCCGGTTTCAACGGCGCGGGCATCGTCTCAATGCAGGTCGGCAGGATTGCTAGAACACTGGCGACGCGATTTGGAAAACCGGACGACCTGGAAGTGCTGACTGTAGACGAGGCAGTTAGAGACATTGGGAGCTGGGCGGTCGGGTATGCACTTGATCAGCAAATGAGCAGCGCAAAGGCAGTGCGGGAGCTTGGCTGGGTGCCGGAGCACACCGACATCCTGGCTGAGCTGTCCTGA
- a CDS encoding NAD(P)-dependent oxidoreductase gives MKIGLIGAGLMGHGMGVNMLAAGHELHVVAHRNREPIEDLVSRGALEASSPAAMVALVDVVVLCVTGTPAACKVIEEITPVLRPGMLVIDTTTNTSGGPEKINSILTRLDVTYVEAPVTGGAQQAREGVLGAIVGCDGELSDKARGVLSCFCRQVEQFGPAGAGARAKLVSNFLALGTAALVIETFRKARALGVDWQKLYELAQHGSGKSVGLDRIAGGAVAGDFKGYKFSIDNSVKDLSYFTELAENNSCNSDLVAALLEVFSSAASHGHGSRMISELLDPALGSESSS, from the coding sequence ATGAAAATTGGCCTGATTGGCGCCGGTCTCATGGGGCACGGCATGGGCGTAAACATGCTGGCTGCGGGCCATGAGCTTCATGTCGTGGCGCATCGCAATCGTGAGCCGATCGAGGACCTTGTATCCAGAGGCGCGCTTGAAGCCTCCTCACCGGCCGCTATGGTTGCGCTGGTTGATGTCGTGGTGCTGTGCGTCACCGGCACCCCTGCTGCTTGCAAGGTCATTGAGGAAATCACACCGGTACTCAGGCCCGGCATGCTGGTCATCGATACGACAACCAACACGTCCGGCGGCCCCGAAAAAATCAATTCGATCCTGACCAGGCTGGACGTAACCTATGTGGAAGCACCGGTGACAGGTGGAGCGCAGCAGGCGCGCGAGGGTGTGCTCGGCGCCATTGTCGGCTGTGACGGGGAGTTGTCCGACAAGGCACGCGGTGTACTCTCTTGTTTTTGCAGGCAGGTTGAACAGTTCGGGCCGGCCGGCGCCGGCGCGCGCGCCAAGCTGGTCAGCAATTTTCTGGCACTCGGGACTGCGGCACTTGTTATCGAAACTTTCCGGAAGGCGAGAGCGCTCGGTGTCGACTGGCAAAAGCTGTACGAGCTGGCGCAGCACGGTTCGGGTAAATCGGTCGGGCTTGACCGCATTGCGGGCGGAGCGGTTGCGGGAGATTTCAAGGGATACAAATTCTCCATCGACAACAGCGTCAAGGACCTTTCGTATTTCACCGAGCTGGCAGAAAACAACTCATGCAATTCCGACCTGGTTGCGGCGTTACTCGAGGTGTTCTCCAGTGCAGCATCGCACGGCCACGGCAGCCGCATGATAAGCGAACTGCTTGACCCTGCCCTGGGAAGCGAAAGTTCAAGCTGA
- a CDS encoding NIPSNAP family protein, which produces MLTCFIRYHIDPTKRHQFEQYARNWGEAIPRCGADLIGYYAPHEGSSTLAYGVYNIENLAAYEQYRARLAADPLGRENYEFAQREKFLLREDRTFLTLASAPQPGDGAGQ; this is translated from the coding sequence GTGCTGACCTGCTTTATCCGCTATCACATCGACCCGACCAAACGACATCAGTTTGAACAGTATGCCCGCAATTGGGGTGAGGCCATCCCGCGCTGCGGCGCTGACCTGATTGGCTACTATGCACCGCACGAAGGCTCCAGTACGCTGGCCTACGGGGTCTACAATATCGAAAACCTCGCAGCCTATGAACAATACCGCGCGCGGCTGGCGGCCGACCCGCTGGGCCGGGAGAATTACGAGTTCGCGCAACGGGAAAAATTTCTGCTGCGTGAAGACAGAACCTTTCTGACACTTGCATCCGCGCCGCAGCCGGGTGACGGGGCAGGGCAGTGA
- a CDS encoding EamA family transporter — protein sequence MSASAKPVLIVELALLGLLALLWGSSYLFIKVAVTEIPPVTLIAVRVTIAALFLLAVLSWRKDHLPRDGRTWRMLLLQSFFNSIAAWTLLAWGQQHVDSGLASVLNSTSPIFVFLFTVFITRHEVTSGLKLFGACLGLLGVTMIVGVDALAGLGQQVAGQLAAIASAVLYACAAIYGKRFTHISATATAAGTMICAAVVLVPASLLLDQPWTLAPSMKAIAAASVLSVLCTACALLIYFRLLKTLGSMGTASQAYLRAGVGVVLGMVFLGEQITPVIGLGLVAAIVGVAAINLPERLKQVPGA from the coding sequence GTGAGCGCATCCGCCAAACCGGTCCTGATTGTCGAGCTTGCCCTGCTTGGACTGCTGGCGCTGCTGTGGGGTTCGTCTTACCTGTTCATCAAGGTGGCAGTCACGGAAATTCCGCCGGTCACGCTGATTGCAGTACGGGTAACAATTGCTGCCCTGTTCCTGCTTGCCGTTCTGTCATGGCGCAAGGACCATCTCCCGCGTGATGGCCGGACGTGGCGCATGTTGCTGTTGCAGTCCTTCTTCAACTCCATTGCCGCCTGGACGCTTCTCGCCTGGGGCCAGCAACATGTCGACAGCGGACTGGCCAGTGTCCTCAACTCCACGTCACCGATCTTCGTGTTCCTGTTCACGGTCTTCATCACCCGGCATGAAGTGACCAGCGGTCTGAAACTCTTCGGTGCCTGCCTCGGCCTGCTTGGCGTCACCATGATCGTCGGGGTCGATGCACTGGCCGGCCTCGGCCAGCAGGTGGCAGGGCAACTGGCGGCAATCGCCAGTGCGGTCCTGTATGCCTGTGCCGCGATCTACGGCAAGCGCTTTACCCATATCTCGGCAACCGCGACTGCGGCAGGCACCATGATCTGTGCGGCCGTTGTACTGGTGCCGGCCAGCCTGCTGCTGGACCAGCCCTGGACGCTGGCGCCATCAATGAAAGCCATCGCCGCCGCCTCCGTCCTGTCCGTGTTGTGCACGGCTTGCGCCCTGCTGATCTATTTCCGCTTGCTGAAGACGCTGGGGTCCATGGGCACCGCCAGCCAGGCTTACCTGAGGGCCGGAGTAGGGGTTGTACTGGGCATGGTGTTCCTGGGCGAGCAAATCACCCCGGTGATCGGTCTGGGCCTTGTCGCGGCCATCGTCGGTGTGGCGGCAATCAACCTGCCGGAGCGCTTGAAGCAGGTGCCGGGAGCGTGA
- a CDS encoding AraC family transcriptional regulator N-terminal domain-containing protein, translating into MKLREVAEHVQRHALKHPPSDQPIPLAVDGLSIFRQENCTTFEAMLYQPVVCLILQGSKESVIGDRTVTYGTGDSLVVSHDVPVVARVTEASAEKPYLAVILELDLGLIRSLDEEIGAVAPEEGGALSLAVSASDDALIDAFGRCIALADRPLEAAALAPLIIREIHFRLLTAPHGAMLRRLRWRDSHASRVQTAVSHIRQNYKSGLTVADLAKLAGMSTSSFHEHFKSVTATTPLQYQKHLRLMEAKRLLSEGNHAVSAVAYEIGYESLNQFSREYARKFGASPRKDLTRLSASG; encoded by the coding sequence ATGAAACTCCGCGAAGTTGCCGAACACGTGCAACGCCACGCACTGAAACACCCGCCGTCGGATCAGCCGATACCGCTGGCCGTGGATGGCTTGTCGATCTTTCGGCAGGAGAACTGCACGACGTTCGAAGCCATGCTGTACCAGCCGGTTGTCTGTTTGATCCTGCAGGGCAGCAAGGAGTCCGTGATAGGTGACAGGACGGTCACATATGGCACAGGCGACTCGCTGGTTGTCAGTCATGATGTGCCGGTTGTTGCCCGTGTCACCGAGGCCAGTGCCGAAAAACCCTACCTTGCAGTGATACTTGAACTTGATCTGGGGCTCATCCGCAGCCTCGATGAAGAGATCGGGGCCGTTGCACCGGAAGAAGGGGGTGCGCTGTCGCTGGCTGTCAGCGCATCGGATGATGCGCTCATAGACGCATTTGGGCGGTGCATTGCCCTGGCGGACCGGCCGCTGGAAGCCGCGGCCCTGGCGCCACTCATCATCAGGGAAATTCACTTCCGTTTGCTGACGGCGCCTCACGGCGCCATGTTGCGCAGGCTAAGGTGGCGCGACAGTCACGCAAGCCGGGTCCAAACCGCCGTTTCGCACATACGCCAGAACTACAAGTCCGGGCTCACCGTTGCCGACCTGGCCAAACTGGCCGGCATGAGCACATCGTCTTTTCACGAGCACTTCAAGTCTGTTACCGCCACAACGCCGCTGCAATATCAAAAGCACCTTCGCCTGATGGAGGCAAAGCGCCTGCTGTCGGAGGGAAACCACGCTGTATCAGCGGTGGCGTATGAAATCGGATATGAGAGCCTGAACCAGTTCAGCCGTGAGTATGCCCGCAAGTTTGGCGCCTCGCCGCGCAAGGATTTGACGAGGTTGTCGGCATCCGGTTGA
- a CDS encoding DUF2867 domain-containing protein: MYATGVTATELPEHSLLGERVAATDFLDCYCVASDLSPRRAAEVITDFPGWARFLLHIRRIVTSPFGLSNDGPAAPDKVGVFPVETETGRELIAGFNDKHLDFRVSVVSQNGRVFLATWVHPHNIGGWLYLKTILPFHILIARDALARVGALHS, translated from the coding sequence ATGTACGCAACCGGCGTGACCGCAACCGAACTGCCCGAACACAGCCTTCTGGGCGAGCGTGTTGCTGCAACCGACTTCCTGGACTGTTACTGCGTGGCATCGGATCTGTCACCGCGCCGGGCTGCCGAAGTGATCACCGACTTTCCCGGATGGGCCCGGTTTCTTCTGCACATCCGCCGGATTGTGACCTCGCCGTTCGGGCTTTCGAATGACGGCCCGGCGGCACCGGACAAGGTCGGGGTGTTTCCGGTGGAAACCGAAACCGGCCGCGAACTGATTGCCGGGTTCAACGACAAGCACCTGGATTTCCGGGTCTCTGTCGTGTCGCAGAACGGCCGTGTGTTTCTGGCGACCTGGGTGCATCCACACAACATTGGCGGCTGGCTCTATCTGAAAACAATCCTGCCGTTCCACATCCTGATCGCGCGGGATGCACTGGCACGGGTCGGGGCTCTGCACTCCTAG
- the bhcR gene encoding HTH-type transcriptional regulator BhcR, with the protein MTEQTTRTRGRPRSLSPDTNAATVQALDRGLQLLVIVAKESKTTLTELALRVGMPASTAHRLLVTLQRRGFVDFDESTQEWMIGIEAFRIGSAFVQRTSLVEAGRDVMRRLMEETGETANLGIADDGDVVFISQIETPNPIRAFFSVGTRGPMHCSGIGKALLAEMPRSKVEQVLQKKGLEEFTSKTLTSPDALFADLEATRARGWSYDDEERHYGMRCIAAPIHNFHGEAIAGISISGPAARLPDDVIRELGPKVKRAATGVTKLLGGRGSPPTD; encoded by the coding sequence TTGACTGAACAAACCACCCGGACACGCGGCAGGCCGCGGTCGCTGTCACCAGATACCAATGCGGCAACAGTCCAGGCGCTCGACCGGGGTCTTCAACTGCTCGTCATCGTGGCCAAGGAAAGCAAGACAACGCTGACCGAACTGGCGTTGCGCGTCGGCATGCCGGCCTCGACCGCCCACCGCCTGCTGGTAACCCTGCAAAGGCGGGGATTTGTTGATTTTGATGAATCCACCCAGGAATGGATGATCGGCATCGAGGCATTCCGGATCGGCAGTGCCTTTGTTCAGCGCACCAGCCTGGTTGAAGCCGGGCGCGACGTCATGCGCCGGCTCATGGAGGAAACCGGCGAGACGGCCAATCTGGGCATCGCAGATGACGGCGATGTGGTGTTCATCAGCCAGATCGAGACGCCAAATCCGATCCGGGCATTCTTCAGTGTCGGAACCCGTGGACCGATGCATTGTTCAGGCATAGGCAAGGCGCTGCTGGCCGAAATGCCGCGGAGCAAGGTTGAACAGGTTTTGCAGAAAAAGGGACTTGAGGAGTTCACCTCCAAGACCCTGACGTCACCGGACGCGTTGTTTGCAGACCTTGAAGCCACGCGCGCGCGCGGCTGGTCCTACGACGATGAAGAACGACATTACGGCATGCGGTGCATTGCAGCCCCGATCCACAATTTCCACGGTGAAGCCATAGCCGGTATTTCCATCTCCGGCCCGGCGGCCCGGCTGCCGGACGACGTGATCCGCGAACTCGGCCCGAAGGTCAAAAGAGCCGCAACTGGAGTGACCAAGTTGCTGGGAGGCAGGGGTTCGCCGCCAACTGACTGA
- a CDS encoding MarR family transcriptional regulator gives MTQDDLNRVRDLIDRIARLSAADEWSDDINPTQWVALSYLARANRFSRAPSQVAEFMAATRGTVSQTLKALARKGLISEIRSAVDKRWISYSVTDDGMAVLSRKTIVDEAASNLDDAAVSRLADGLEALVRQALASRGKRAFGICASCRHHKKQGAGGYCMLLGEQLTKADGAKICHEHEEAA, from the coding sequence ATGACACAAGATGACCTAAACCGCGTCCGCGACCTGATTGATCGTATTGCCCGCCTCAGTGCTGCTGATGAGTGGAGTGACGACATCAACCCGACCCAGTGGGTCGCCTTGTCCTACCTGGCCAGGGCGAACCGGTTTTCCAGGGCGCCGTCGCAGGTTGCCGAGTTCATGGCCGCAACCCGGGGCACCGTGTCTCAAACGCTGAAGGCCCTGGCCCGCAAGGGATTGATTTCAGAAATCCGTTCGGCGGTCGACAAGCGCTGGATTTCCTATTCGGTCACGGACGACGGCATGGCCGTTCTGAGCAGGAAGACCATTGTCGACGAAGCAGCATCGAACCTGGATGACGCCGCCGTCAGCCGGTTGGCTGATGGGCTGGAAGCACTTGTACGCCAGGCCCTGGCCTCCAGAGGCAAGCGTGCCTTCGGTATCTGTGCGTCATGCCGTCACCACAAGAAGCAGGGGGCAGGCGGCTACTGCATGCTCCTGGGCGAGCAGCTCACAAAAGCCGATGGTGCAAAGATCTGTCATGAGCACGAGGAGGCTGCCTAG